One Tolypothrix bouteillei VB521301 DNA window includes the following coding sequences:
- a CDS encoding YncE family protein: MKKFFLPFLFFVGIVWVIFTQVPLPLGSNFSLSASAKQPKNPSIYEVWAIDQADSFDGTSLGGNLYVLSGNDQDFLRGHAKVEQVNLAASAKRNGLAAGQKPHWIAFNKGATHAIVGHATTAQIYAIDADKREVVDSILPPGLPNSNSHAVYVSKDNNYVFVADTPGQRIHKISTNYETRSKIFGEVKTLDFNIPDTKTALGTATARPVVAVVDDTGQFVYVTFADGGVAIVNADTLTIAHIYSKEEVTFNGLVASQVNDLFITNAGNADPQIADFVYVYNNKSLLENPSKRPDFIKVPQSGNDVHGVVVVGDRYLWQLNRASNTITIHEIQPDLFDQNIDSSNKVRAINLVNLTDTALGSDPAPDLIETSPSQEVAFISQRGPNPISGNDPAFFNSVGATPGVGVVQIENDGKNAKPIYLYKFDNIVNGVNISDFHALTVRK, encoded by the coding sequence ATGAAGAAATTCTTCCTTCCGTTCCTATTTTTCGTTGGGATTGTCTGGGTTATATTTACCCAAGTCCCTCTACCACTTGGTAGCAATTTTTCTCTATCAGCCTCAGCTAAACAACCAAAGAATCCATCAATCTATGAAGTATGGGCTATTGACCAAGCTGATTCCTTTGATGGTACTTCTTTGGGAGGGAATCTCTATGTTCTTTCAGGTAACGACCAAGACTTTTTAAGAGGTCATGCAAAAGTTGAGCAAGTGAACTTAGCTGCTAGCGCTAAGAGAAACGGACTTGCAGCAGGTCAAAAACCTCACTGGATTGCTTTTAACAAAGGAGCTACACACGCAATTGTAGGACACGCTACCACGGCTCAGATTTACGCAATTGACGCCGATAAACGTGAAGTTGTCGATTCGATTCTTCCGCCAGGATTACCGAACTCGAACTCCCACGCTGTTTACGTCTCAAAAGATAACAACTATGTATTTGTTGCAGATACTCCCGGTCAACGAATTCATAAGATTTCCACAAATTATGAGACAAGAAGCAAAATTTTTGGTGAAGTAAAAACCTTAGACTTTAACATTCCAGATACCAAGACAGCCTTAGGAACTGCAACTGCTCGACCAGTGGTAGCTGTAGTCGATGATACAGGTCAATTCGTTTATGTCACATTTGCTGATGGGGGCGTGGCGATCGTTAATGCAGACACGCTAACAATAGCACACATATATAGTAAAGAAGAAGTCACTTTCAATGGATTGGTAGCCTCTCAGGTTAACGATCTCTTTATTACTAATGCAGGCAATGCCGATCCCCAAATAGCTGACTTTGTCTATGTTTATAACAACAAATCTCTACTAGAAAATCCCTCAAAGCGTCCAGATTTCATTAAAGTTCCTCAATCCGGTAATGATGTTCATGGTGTAGTAGTTGTTGGCGATCGCTATTTATGGCAGCTTAATCGTGCATCAAACACCATTACAATACATGAGATCCAACCTGACCTTTTCGACCAAAATATTGACAGTTCAAACAAAGTTCGGGCAATAAATCTTGTAAATCTGACAGACACAGCTTTAGGTTCAGATCCCGCACCAGACTTAATAGAAACGTCACCATCCCAAGAAGTTGCTTTTATTTCACAGCGTGGACCAAATCCCATCTCAGGAAACGATCCAGCATTTTTTAACAGTGTAGGTGCTACTCCCGGAGTAGGCGTCGTGCAAATTGAAAACGATGGCAAGAACGCTAAACCTATCTATCTATATAAATTCGATAACATTGTAAATGGAGTTAATATTAGTGATTTTCATGCCTTAACTGTTCGTAAGTAA
- a CDS encoding helix-turn-helix domain-containing protein, which translates to MGMVRLRIKEFADNEGWTIKEVSERSGVPYSTIKTYVRLPQRATVDLVALKKLARTFDVLLEDLFEIVEERSELR; encoded by the coding sequence ATGGGAATGGTAAGGTTAAGAATTAAAGAGTTTGCGGACAACGAGGGCTGGACGATTAAAGAAGTGTCCGAGCGATCGGGAGTACCATACAGCACAATTAAAACTTACGTGCGCCTTCCACAAAGAGCAACGGTTGATTTAGTAGCCCTAAAAAAGTTAGCTCGGACGTTTGATGTCTTGCTTGAAGATTTGTTTGAAATAGTAGAAGAGAGATCCGAACTTCGCTAA
- the typA gene encoding translational GTPase TypA, whose translation MTLPIRNVAIIAHVDHGKTTLVDALLKQSGIFREGEDVPDCVMDSNDLERERGITILAKNTAVKYKETLINIVDTPGHADFGGEVERVLGMVDGCILIVDANEGPMPQTRFVLKKALEKGLRPIVVVNKIDRPQADPHGAIDKVLDLFLELGADDDQCDFPYLFASGLSGYAKDELEDESKDMQPLFEAILRHVPPPVGDVNKPIQLQVTTLDYSEYLGRIVIGRIHNGTIRMGQQAALVKENGEVVKAKISKLLGFEGLKRIEIPEASAGHIVAVAGFADANIGETITDPNEPQALPLIKVDEPTLQMTFWVNDSPFAGQEGKLVTSRQVRDRLIRELETNVALRVEETDSPDKFLVSGRGELHLGILIETMRREGYEFQVSQPQVIYREVNGQPCEPFELLVLDIPEDAVGSCIERLGQRKGEMQDMQVGGNGRTQLEFVIPARGLIGFRGEFMRMTRGEGIMNHSFLDYRPISGDIEARNKGVLISFEEGVATFYAMKNAEDRGSFFITPGTKVYKGMIVGEHNRPQDLELNVCKTKQLTNHRAAGGDELVQLQAPVDMSLERALEYIGPDELVEVTPQSIRLRKMAKKLAKR comes from the coding sequence ATGACGCTCCCAATCCGTAACGTCGCAATTATTGCCCACGTAGACCACGGCAAAACAACCCTTGTTGATGCTCTCCTCAAACAATCCGGTATCTTTCGAGAAGGAGAAGACGTTCCGGATTGCGTCATGGACTCTAACGATCTAGAACGAGAGAGAGGAATCACAATTCTTGCCAAAAATACGGCGGTTAAATACAAAGAAACTCTCATTAATATTGTTGATACCCCCGGACACGCTGACTTTGGCGGTGAAGTAGAACGCGTTCTGGGTATGGTAGACGGTTGTATCCTGATTGTGGATGCTAATGAAGGTCCAATGCCTCAAACTCGCTTTGTACTGAAAAAAGCATTGGAAAAAGGGCTGCGCCCCATTGTCGTAGTCAATAAAATTGACCGTCCTCAAGCAGATCCTCACGGTGCGATCGATAAAGTTTTAGATCTGTTCTTGGAATTAGGAGCAGATGACGACCAGTGCGATTTCCCCTACCTGTTCGCCTCAGGTTTGAGTGGCTACGCTAAAGACGAACTCGAAGACGAATCTAAGGATATGCAACCCCTGTTTGAAGCTATCCTGCGCCACGTACCACCACCAGTTGGGGATGTGAACAAACCCATACAACTGCAAGTTACAACTCTAGATTACTCTGAATATCTGGGGCGGATTGTCATTGGTAGAATTCACAATGGTACCATCCGCATGGGACAGCAAGCTGCATTAGTTAAAGAAAACGGTGAAGTTGTCAAAGCAAAAATCAGCAAATTGCTGGGCTTTGAAGGGCTGAAACGGATTGAAATTCCAGAAGCATCTGCAGGTCACATCGTCGCAGTCGCGGGTTTTGCTGATGCCAATATTGGAGAAACAATTACCGATCCCAACGAACCTCAAGCACTACCACTGATTAAAGTCGATGAACCGACTTTACAGATGACCTTCTGGGTAAACGATTCTCCCTTTGCAGGTCAGGAAGGCAAATTAGTAACATCACGACAAGTCCGCGATCGCTTGATCCGCGAACTCGAAACTAACGTTGCTTTGCGCGTAGAAGAAACCGATTCTCCCGATAAATTCCTCGTTTCCGGTCGGGGAGAACTGCACTTGGGTATCTTAATCGAAACCATGCGTCGGGAAGGTTACGAGTTTCAGGTTTCCCAGCCACAGGTTATTTACCGTGAAGTCAACGGACAACCTTGCGAACCATTTGAACTTTTAGTGTTAGACATTCCTGAAGATGCAGTTGGTAGCTGTATCGAACGTTTGGGACAACGCAAAGGCGAAATGCAAGATATGCAAGTTGGTGGTAACGGACGTACCCAGCTAGAGTTTGTCATTCCCGCTCGTGGATTAATTGGTTTCCGTGGTGAATTCATGAGGATGACTCGTGGTGAGGGGATCATGAACCACAGTTTCTTAGACTACCGTCCCATCAGTGGAGATATTGAAGCTCGTAACAAAGGCGTATTGATCTCCTTTGAAGAAGGCGTTGCTACCTTCTACGCGATGAAGAACGCTGAAGATAGAGGTTCATTCTTTATCACCCCAGGTACTAAAGTCTACAAAGGTATGATTGTCGGAGAACACAATCGTCCACAAGACTTAGAACTAAATGTTTGTAAGACCAAACAGCTCACCAACCACCGCGCAGCGGGTGGTGATGAATTGGTTCAGTTACAAGCACCTGTAGACATGAGCCTAGAGCGTGCGTTGGAATACATTGGACCAGATGAATTGGTGGAAGTCACACCCCAATCCATCCGCCTGAGAAAGATGGCTAAGAAGTTGGCAAAACGCTAA
- a CDS encoding type IV pilus twitching motility protein PilT, producing MDDNLTSQFKNPKLTHLPPPPPNHPLLQKANQVQRNAISIQQLVRDAYAQHASDIHIRVGEVPRFRIRGEMVSYERAEKVSPKVFEGYLDEILSQNARQLFAETKELDTAVFYPGFLRCRVNCFETLSGGAMVLRLITLQVPSIDSLGLPQILKYIISHKQGLILATGPTGSGKSTTLAAMIQHLNETAQKHIITIEDPIEYVHTSQKSLISQREVGLHTNEFHHALRSVLREDPDVILIGEMRDRMTVDTALKAAQTGHLVLGTLHTKNAIGSINRLLNIYNPEEQAAMRVQIVDSLVAIVSQQLLPTTDGRRVAALEILMNTPTMQDYLLKGEEIEAFQLMESSTSEGMQVMNHALCDLMLTGQISIEDAIGASPDFGDLRRRARNGGLDPAQSTNRNFELSYSYKPR from the coding sequence ATGGATGACAATTTAACGTCACAGTTTAAAAACCCAAAACTTACGCATTTACCTCCACCACCACCAAATCACCCGCTTTTACAAAAAGCCAATCAAGTGCAAAGAAATGCCATTTCAATTCAACAACTAGTACGTGATGCTTATGCTCAGCATGCTTCTGATATTCATATTCGTGTAGGAGAAGTTCCCCGCTTTCGGATTCGGGGTGAGATGGTCTCTTATGAAAGAGCGGAGAAAGTTTCACCAAAAGTTTTTGAAGGGTATTTAGACGAAATTCTTTCTCAAAATGCAAGACAACTGTTTGCAGAAACCAAAGAATTGGACACAGCCGTTTTTTATCCTGGGTTCTTGCGCTGTCGTGTCAATTGTTTTGAAACCTTAAGTGGCGGTGCAATGGTACTGCGATTAATTACATTGCAAGTCCCTTCTATTGATAGTTTGGGTTTACCACAAATCCTTAAATACATTATCAGCCACAAGCAAGGGCTTATCTTAGCGACAGGACCAACAGGTTCTGGAAAGTCTACGACTTTAGCCGCTATGATTCAACATCTCAATGAGACAGCGCAAAAACACATTATCACCATAGAAGATCCTATTGAGTACGTTCACACTTCTCAAAAATCCCTAATCAGTCAGCGAGAAGTGGGCTTACATACCAATGAATTTCATCATGCTTTAAGGTCAGTATTGCGGGAAGATCCCGATGTCATTTTGATTGGAGAAATGCGCGATCGCATGACTGTTGACACCGCATTAAAAGCCGCACAAACAGGTCACTTGGTTTTAGGAACTCTTCATACCAAAAACGCTATTGGGTCAATCAATCGCTTGCTAAATATTTATAACCCAGAAGAGCAAGCAGCTATGCGCGTGCAAATTGTTGACTCATTGGTTGCGATCGTATCCCAACAGTTACTTCCTACAACTGATGGTCGTCGCGTAGCAGCACTAGAAATTTTGATGAATACACCAACTATGCAAGATTACTTGCTCAAGGGTGAAGAGATAGAGGCGTTCCAACTTATGGAAAGCAGTACTAGCGAAGGAATGCAAGTGATGAATCACGCTTTGTGCGACTTAATGCTGACCGGTCAAATAAGTATTGAGGATGCGATCGGTGCTTCTCCCGATTTTGGTGACTTGCGCCGTCGCGCCCGCAATGGCGGTTTAGACCCAGCGCAATCTACAAATCGTAATTTTGAGTTGAGTTACAGTTATAAACCGAGATGA
- a CDS encoding DUF58 domain-containing protein, which produces MKIIKDITNWLETRACAPAYGGWILMGIAICFFGAGINTMAGWLYVISGVSFALLGLAVILPPRSLLGLVVKRLPIEPVTAGDDLTVELEIFNQARQPTSLLQVQDMLPFVLGKPIQKSIERISHGKSYRWVYHQPTERRGIFRWQTVELGTGAPLGLFWCRRLRDAAVMAVVYPKVLPLTTCPLIDEMGDEDSQRGDPRGRPLQTATQGLTRCLRPYHIGDPIRLIHWRTSARYGELRVRELEVITGGQEIIIAIDSAGNWNEENFEQAVIAAASLYFYAHRQQTQVALWTASTGIIRGKRVVQEALAAIAFQEDGTTKPPHSPLIWLTQNPLTLSSLPNGSRWVLWQDVSTEQEQVIVNKDYPGIQIDTEQSLQTQLQKCIR; this is translated from the coding sequence ATGAAAATTATTAAAGACATCACGAACTGGTTAGAAACCCGCGCTTGTGCTCCTGCATACGGTGGTTGGATTTTAATGGGTATTGCTATTTGTTTTTTTGGGGCTGGGATCAATACGATGGCGGGCTGGCTTTATGTTATCAGTGGTGTTAGTTTTGCTCTGTTGGGCTTGGCAGTCATCCTACCACCGCGATCGCTTTTGGGTTTAGTTGTCAAGCGTCTTCCTATTGAACCAGTGACAGCAGGTGACGATCTCACAGTTGAATTAGAGATTTTCAATCAAGCACGTCAACCTACAAGCTTGCTGCAAGTCCAGGATATGCTACCTTTTGTGTTGGGAAAACCCATACAGAAATCGATTGAAAGAATTTCTCATGGCAAGTCCTATCGCTGGGTTTATCATCAACCAACAGAACGCCGGGGAATTTTTCGCTGGCAAACAGTCGAATTGGGAACTGGTGCTCCCTTGGGGCTATTTTGGTGTCGGCGTTTGCGAGACGCTGCTGTTATGGCAGTTGTGTATCCCAAAGTCTTACCCCTAACCACTTGTCCCCTGATAGATGAAATGGGAGATGAAGACTCTCAAAGAGGCGATCCCCGTGGTAGACCCTTACAAACAGCAACCCAAGGATTAACTCGCTGTCTTCGTCCTTACCATATAGGAGACCCGATTCGCTTGATTCATTGGCGCACGAGTGCGCGTTACGGAGAGTTACGGGTACGAGAGTTAGAAGTTATTACAGGTGGGCAAGAAATTATTATTGCTATTGACAGTGCGGGTAATTGGAACGAAGAGAATTTTGAACAAGCCGTCATTGCAGCAGCATCACTGTATTTTTACGCACATCGCCAGCAAACACAGGTAGCACTGTGGACAGCATCAACAGGGATAATCAGAGGTAAACGAGTCGTTCAGGAAGCCTTAGCGGCGATCGCATTCCAAGAAGATGGCACGACAAAACCTCCCCACTCTCCTCTGATATGGTTAACACAAAATCCTTTAACGCTTTCTTCACTACCCAACGGCAGCCGATGGGTACTGTGGCAAGATGTTTCTACAGAACAAGAACAAGTTATTGTTAATAAAGATTACCCAGGTATACAGATAGACACCGAACAATCACTCCAAACCCAGTTGCAAAAATGCATTAGATAG
- a CDS encoding ferredoxin thioredoxin reductase catalytic beta subunit has product MISPEVNTKSSEHSLEAMRHFSEQYAKRTGTYFCSEPSVTAVVIEGLAKHKDELGAPLCPCRHYEDKEAEVKATFWNCPCVPMRERKECHCMLFLTPENEFAGDKQEISLDTIKEIRETMA; this is encoded by the coding sequence ATGATTTCACCAGAAGTTAACACAAAATCCAGCGAGCATAGCTTGGAGGCAATGAGGCATTTTTCCGAACAATACGCAAAGCGCACGGGAACTTACTTTTGTTCTGAACCTTCCGTAACTGCAGTTGTGATTGAAGGGCTAGCCAAGCACAAAGACGAACTAGGAGCGCCCTTGTGTCCCTGTCGCCATTATGAAGACAAAGAAGCAGAAGTCAAAGCCACTTTTTGGAATTGCCCCTGCGTTCCAATGCGAGAGCGGAAAGAATGCCATTGTATGCTATTTTTGACTCCAGAAAATGAATTCGCTGGGGACAAACAAGAAATCTCTTTAGACACAATTAAAGAAATTAGAGAGACCATGGCATGA
- a CDS encoding DUF309 domain-containing protein, with translation MNERMPEEFWQGVEQFNTGQYYDCHDTLEALWIEATEPEKTFYQGILQIAVALYHLGNNNLRGAAILLGEGSNRLRRYPSDYGGIDVDELLDRSATLLTTLQQAELEKLATFNLNREEASLLPKIVRIDR, from the coding sequence ATGAACGAAAGAATGCCAGAAGAGTTTTGGCAAGGTGTAGAGCAGTTTAATACCGGGCAGTATTATGACTGCCATGACACTTTAGAGGCTTTGTGGATTGAAGCCACAGAGCCAGAAAAAACTTTTTATCAAGGCATTCTGCAAATTGCGGTAGCGCTCTATCATTTGGGTAACAACAACTTACGGGGAGCAGCGATTTTGCTTGGAGAAGGCAGCAATCGCCTGCGACGTTACCCATCGGATTACGGAGGTATTGATGTGGATGAATTATTAGATCGGAGTGCGACACTGCTGACAACATTACAACAAGCAGAGCTAGAAAAGCTTGCTACTTTTAACTTGAATCGAGAGGAAGCCTCGCTTCTACCCAAGATTGTACGAATCGATCGCTAG
- a CDS encoding LptA/OstA family protein, whose amino-acid sequence MKPQYQFPQIKTRYFGLALLLGAALTSAIALPSQVQTATAQTPQTSAQQNRPLYIRGKVQEYNSKTQVATVRGDVELVYPARGIQATAAQAQYFTRERQIILSGNVYVLQEGRNSIKAETVTYLIDEGRFVATPKQGRQVESIYIVNDNNNPTAAPAPATPPLKKPN is encoded by the coding sequence ATGAAGCCCCAATACCAATTCCCTCAAATTAAAACGCGCTATTTTGGATTAGCCTTGCTGCTCGGTGCTGCACTCACAAGTGCGATCGCATTACCCAGCCAAGTACAAACAGCTACCGCACAAACGCCTCAAACTTCTGCACAGCAAAACCGTCCTCTGTACATCCGTGGCAAAGTCCAAGAATATAACTCGAAAACACAAGTGGCAACTGTTCGCGGCGATGTAGAACTCGTCTATCCAGCCCGAGGTATTCAAGCAACCGCAGCACAAGCACAATACTTCACTCGCGAACGTCAGATTATTCTCAGTGGCAACGTCTACGTATTGCAAGAGGGACGCAATAGTATTAAAGCTGAAACGGTAACTTATTTGATTGACGAAGGACGATTTGTTGCTACACCCAAGCAAGGTCGTCAGGTAGAATCCATTTATATCGTTAACGATAACAACAACCCAACGGCTGCACCTGCTCCTGCAACACCACCTTTAAAGAAACCTAATTAG